AAAATATTTATCTCGTATTTTTCCGCTGTTTCAAAGTAATTGTACAGCTTCCTGGCTTCATTTAATGCATCTTTCGGAAATAACTCCAGGAACTTTTCTTTCTTCATTGTTTATCACCTTTTATATTATATCATAAAAAACTATTCATTTCACTTTTAATAAATGGTAATATAAAAATATAATGTGAAATTTTGTCATAATTTTGACACTAAAATATTATATAATGTAAATATCTCAGAAAGGGGTGCTTATATGAAAAAAAAGATATTAATAGTAGAAGATGAGGTAAATCTTATGGAGGTTCTGGAAGATACGCTTATTGAAGAAAATTTCGAGATTTTTAAGGCATACGAAGGTTCTTCTGCCATTGACATGTTCTATGAAATTAATCCGGATCTGGTACTTCTGGATATAAACCTGCCGAAAAAAGACGGCTGGAGCGTATGCAGAGAAATAAGAAACGAGTCCAACAAGCCTATTATAATGATGACTGCAAGAGATACCGAGCTTGATGAACTAAAAGGTCTCAGCATAGGAGCAGATGATTATATTACCAAGCCTTTCAGCTTGAAAATACTCATACTCAGA
Above is a window of Sebaldella sp. S0638 DNA encoding:
- a CDS encoding response regulator transcription factor, translating into MKKKILIVEDEVNLMEVLEDTLIEENFEIFKAYEGSSAIDMFYEINPDLVLLDINLPKKDGWSVCREIRNESNKPIIMMTARDTELDELKGLSIGADDYITKPFSLKILILRIKKLLKIENEDYYSFETLRFNFGNYELVIDSQNIELTKKESLFLDYIIKNKGKLLTRDMLLNEVWGYDFDGDNRVVDTLIKRTRKKISPYGDLIKTIRGMGYMFDESKN